One Vallitalea pronyensis genomic region harbors:
- a CDS encoding carbohydrate-binding family 9-like protein, whose protein sequence is MHTYQVKKVKEKEVPWHQINALDIKCYPWYQSGLKQATYVKMVIHQNCIKIQAYCEDIHSYSRETTLNGDVYLDSCFEFFVTPENHVGGAYFNVEVNCCGVLHMSYKDGLGKTVYISEAQAKGIRITPSIKTPTKDERTDDTSWEIGLEIPIDILEDMCGKRIEQTCWYGNFYRCGGKTDDQYATWNPIVWEKPNFHLPKQFGKLQIV, encoded by the coding sequence TTGCATACATACCAGGTTAAAAAGGTAAAGGAGAAGGAAGTACCTTGGCATCAGATTAATGCACTGGACATTAAGTGTTATCCTTGGTATCAAAGTGGACTTAAACAGGCCACATATGTGAAAATGGTGATTCACCAAAATTGTATTAAGATACAGGCTTATTGTGAAGATATCCATAGCTATAGTCGAGAAACTACATTGAATGGTGATGTATATTTAGACAGTTGTTTTGAGTTCTTTGTAACACCTGAGAATCATGTTGGTGGTGCATATTTTAATGTTGAAGTAAATTGTTGTGGTGTTTTGCATATGAGTTATAAGGATGGTCTTGGTAAGACAGTTTATATAAGCGAAGCGCAAGCAAAAGGTATTCGCATAACACCAAGTATTAAGACACCTACCAAAGATGAAAGGACAGATGATACAAGTTGGGAAATCGGTCTGGAGATTCCCATAGACATCTTGGAAGACATGTGTGGAAAGCGGATTGAACAAACATGTTGGTATGGAAATTTCTACCGTTGCGGTGGTAAGACAGATGATCAATATGCTACATGGAATCCCATTGTATGGGAAAAACCTAATTTTCACCTGCCTAAGCAGTTCGGAAAACTACAAATTGTATAG
- the nagB gene encoding glucosamine-6-phosphate deaminase: MRIIITDNYQEMSKKAATLVASQVNIKPGSVLGLATGGTPVGMYKELVKMYQDDEVDFSEVTTFNLDEYYPIDQTNDQSYAYYMQEHLFQHINVAKDSMHIPNGKTKDVDQECYGYDQAIYNAGGIDLQVLGIGTNGHIGFNEPDITFESGTHKVTLDQETIEANARFFDRIDDVPKEAISMGMKTIMQSKKILLLANGESKAQIIDKMLFGEISPNVPASILQLHPHVIIVVDKEAAQYIEHKVK; this comes from the coding sequence ATGCGCATAATTATCACAGATAATTATCAAGAAATGAGTAAGAAAGCAGCAACCCTGGTAGCATCTCAAGTGAATATCAAACCAGGTAGTGTCCTTGGACTTGCTACAGGTGGAACACCAGTGGGTATGTACAAGGAACTGGTTAAGATGTACCAAGATGATGAAGTGGACTTTAGCGAGGTGACCACCTTCAATCTAGACGAGTATTATCCCATTGATCAAACCAATGACCAAAGTTATGCTTATTATATGCAAGAGCATCTTTTTCAGCATATTAATGTAGCCAAAGATAGCATGCATATTCCCAATGGTAAAACAAAAGACGTTGACCAAGAGTGTTATGGATATGACCAAGCAATCTATAATGCAGGTGGTATTGACTTACAGGTTCTTGGTATAGGGACCAATGGACATATTGGTTTCAACGAGCCTGATATTACATTTGAGTCTGGTACACATAAAGTTACACTAGATCAAGAAACCATTGAAGCCAACGCCCGCTTTTTTGACCGTATTGATGACGTACCCAAAGAAGCCATTAGTATGGGCATGAAGACCATTATGCAGTCTAAGAAAATCTTACTTCTTGCCAATGGTGAAAGCAAAGCTCAGATTATCGATAAGATGTTATTTGGCGAGATTTCCCCTAATGTACCTGCATCTATTTTGCAGCTGCATCCTCATGTGATTATCGTAGTTGATAAAGAAGCAGCCCAGTATATTGAACATAAAGTAAAATAA
- the nagA gene encoding N-acetylglucosamine-6-phosphate deacetylase — MKCIENGRMLLDGQFVEGKAILFEDTIQKIIDQKDVAKEVIDEHIDAAGKYIVPGFIDVHIHGYKGYDTMDGDLEGLRTISRLIPENGVTSFLPTTMTMDAPIIRQALHTIQTIMDDKSYGAEVLGTHLEGPFISETFKGAQSATYIQKPTGAVIEGYESIIKIITIAPELEGALPFIEAYKNKYGIQFSMGHSEATYDEAMKGVEAGVCSCTHMFNAMTGLHHRQPGVVGAAMNSDVYCELIADTIHVNPALFSLIARIKGMHKILLITDAMMGAGLEDGEYNLGGQKVYLKGGKCMLSNGTIAGSSLKLNKAVYHFTQYTEYDLAKVIDLVTINQAKYIGVEDRKGTLDTGKDADIVILDDQLDIYYTMGKGKKLYEKSN; from the coding sequence ATGAAATGTATAGAGAATGGACGTATGCTCCTAGATGGCCAATTTGTAGAGGGTAAAGCCATCTTATTTGAGGATACGATTCAGAAGATTATTGATCAAAAAGATGTAGCTAAGGAAGTCATTGATGAACATATTGATGCAGCAGGTAAATACATTGTACCTGGTTTTATAGATGTGCATATTCACGGTTATAAAGGATACGATACCATGGATGGAGATCTAGAAGGGCTTCGTACCATTAGCCGTCTCATTCCAGAGAACGGCGTTACGTCTTTTTTACCCACTACCATGACCATGGATGCTCCCATTATTCGTCAAGCATTACACACCATCCAAACCATTATGGATGATAAAAGCTACGGGGCTGAGGTGCTAGGTACCCATTTAGAAGGACCATTTATCAGTGAAACATTTAAAGGTGCTCAGTCAGCAACGTATATCCAAAAACCGACTGGGGCAGTAATTGAAGGTTATGAATCCATCATTAAGATTATCACCATAGCGCCAGAGTTAGAAGGAGCACTTCCTTTCATAGAAGCCTATAAAAACAAATATGGTATTCAATTTTCTATGGGACATAGTGAGGCAACCTATGATGAAGCCATGAAAGGTGTGGAAGCAGGTGTATGTTCTTGTACACATATGTTTAATGCCATGACAGGGTTGCATCATCGTCAACCTGGAGTAGTTGGAGCAGCCATGAACTCAGATGTTTACTGCGAACTAATCGCAGATACCATTCATGTTAACCCTGCATTGTTCAGCTTAATTGCTCGTATAAAAGGCATGCATAAAATTTTGTTGATTACAGATGCTATGATGGGTGCAGGACTTGAGGATGGTGAGTACAACCTGGGTGGTCAGAAAGTCTATTTAAAAGGTGGGAAGTGCATGCTAAGCAATGGAACCATTGCTGGAAGCTCATTAAAACTTAACAAAGCCGTGTATCATTTCACCCAATATACCGAGTATGATTTAGCCAAAGTCATTGATCTAGTTACCATTAACCAAGCCAAGTATATAGGTGTAGAAGATCGAAAAGGAACTTTGGATACAGGGAAAGATGCAGATATTGTTATATTAGATGATCAGCTGGATATATATTACACAATGGGGAAAGGAAAGAAGCTATATGAAAAATCAAATTAG
- a CDS encoding ROK family transcriptional regulator, giving the protein MVRAGNQSMVKKNNQEAIITYLMDHGGTSRADLAKHLQVSKPTISTNISELIKKGIVIEEGKGDNELGKKSILVNFNSCYRYVLGIDLSKRRFKIALGDLRCHIHHTLDMAYNHPDDMDCGVVIKTFLQEHQINEASIECIGIAYPGIIHNGEFPNILSEKVNQIKLEKLTRAIHEICTAKSLIKNDINLAVIGERIKGNLMGISNLLYISVDVGVGAGLVIDGKLYEGDRKSAGEIGFTVPHIHIDGHYVNIEEVASKTGLFKIIRSDFNKIKESLLYKLCQGHVDHLSISVFQKALEGEDPYCMALIKKVAEYLGITIANITALLDIEHVVIGGDIPKLHESILMDINAVVARLVPLHTTVNLAQIKHSSLIGAVEIAVEQTMDDLLNE; this is encoded by the coding sequence ATGGTAAGGGCAGGCAATCAATCCATGGTAAAAAAGAATAACCAAGAAGCCATTATTACCTATTTAATGGACCATGGGGGAACATCACGGGCTGATTTAGCCAAACACTTACAAGTCAGTAAACCAACCATTTCAACCAATATCAGCGAACTTATTAAAAAAGGGATTGTTATAGAAGAAGGTAAAGGTGATAACGAATTAGGTAAGAAATCTATTTTGGTGAACTTTAACAGTTGTTATCGATACGTCCTTGGCATTGATCTATCCAAAAGACGATTCAAAATTGCCCTTGGGGATCTACGATGTCATATACACCATACACTGGATATGGCATACAACCATCCTGATGATATGGATTGTGGTGTGGTCATTAAAACATTCTTACAAGAACACCAGATTAATGAAGCATCCATTGAGTGCATCGGTATTGCTTATCCAGGTATTATACATAATGGGGAATTTCCCAATATATTGTCTGAGAAAGTGAATCAAATTAAGCTGGAGAAATTAACAAGGGCTATCCATGAGATATGTACTGCTAAGTCCTTGATTAAAAATGATATTAACTTAGCCGTTATCGGCGAACGGATAAAAGGTAATCTTATGGGCATTTCGAACCTTCTCTATATCAGTGTGGATGTAGGGGTAGGTGCAGGTCTCGTCATTGATGGGAAACTCTATGAGGGCGATCGAAAAAGTGCAGGAGAAATTGGCTTTACAGTGCCTCATATTCATATAGATGGTCATTATGTTAATATTGAAGAGGTGGCTTCCAAGACGGGTCTATTTAAGATTATACGCAGTGATTTTAATAAAATAAAAGAGAGTTTATTGTATAAATTATGTCAAGGTCATGTGGATCATCTCTCCATATCTGTTTTTCAAAAAGCATTGGAAGGGGAAGACCCTTATTGCATGGCTTTAATAAAAAAGGTCGCTGAATATTTGGGGATTACCATTGCGAACATAACAGCTTTATTAGATATTGAACATGTTGTTATCGGCGGTGATATCCCCAAGCTTCATGAATCTATATTAATGGATATTAATGCAGTGGTAGCTAGGCTAGTACCGCTTCATACAACGGTTAATTTGGCTCAGATTAAACATTCCAGTCTAATAGGAGCAGTAGAAATAGCTGTAGAACAGACCATGGATGATTTATTAAATGAGTAG
- a CDS encoding uroporphyrinogen decarboxylase family protein: MTGRERLQKTLNHEVPDKVPVDIGATIVSGISAKTLIELKEHLELNGETIKIQDPFFMIGQMQESLREVLQVDVVGVFTPYTKLGFENRDWKEWEFEKGRVGMVGGGFNITVDENGYIYAYPQGDTSVPPSAMMPKDGYYFDAIVRQGDISPESLNGKKDFEEQFGIYSEQVLRDIERDADHFFKHTDYGIIGNFTGTSLGDFSSLPGPGLKETPGIRSIEDWLMAHVINQSYIKEVFDYQTEVAIENLKHYKQAVGDKIQAVYVSGTDFGTQHCELISPKVFRELYKPYFTTLNKWIHDNTSWKTFYHSCGSIPNLLDDFVEMGVDILNPVQCSANGMDPIFLKEKYGDKLVFWGGGIDTQHVLPFGTPEQVRLQTLERLEIFAKGGGYVFNAIHNIQANTPIANMMAMINAVKDFNTK; this comes from the coding sequence ATGACAGGAAGAGAAAGGCTACAAAAAACCCTGAATCATGAAGTACCCGATAAGGTGCCAGTTGATATTGGTGCAACTATTGTATCAGGTATTTCTGCTAAAACGTTAATAGAGCTTAAAGAACACTTAGAACTTAATGGTGAGACCATTAAAATTCAAGATCCCTTCTTTATGATTGGTCAGATGCAAGAGTCTTTAAGAGAGGTTTTGCAGGTGGATGTTGTCGGTGTTTTTACACCTTATACGAAGCTAGGATTTGAGAATAGAGACTGGAAAGAATGGGAATTTGAAAAAGGCAGAGTAGGAATGGTTGGTGGGGGATTTAATATTACAGTTGATGAAAACGGTTATATATATGCCTATCCACAAGGTGACACATCTGTACCCCCTAGTGCAATGATGCCAAAAGATGGTTATTACTTTGATGCTATTGTAAGGCAAGGGGACATATCTCCAGAAAGCTTGAATGGTAAAAAAGATTTTGAGGAACAGTTTGGTATATACTCTGAACAGGTGCTTCGAGATATTGAAAGAGATGCTGACCATTTTTTTAAGCATACAGATTACGGTATCATAGGTAATTTTACGGGTACATCTCTTGGTGATTTCTCTAGTCTGCCAGGGCCTGGGCTGAAAGAAACACCTGGTATCCGAAGCATTGAAGATTGGTTAATGGCTCACGTGATTAATCAAAGCTATATTAAGGAAGTGTTTGATTATCAGACAGAAGTAGCAATAGAAAATTTAAAACATTATAAGCAAGCCGTAGGGGATAAGATACAAGCGGTCTATGTCAGCGGAACAGATTTTGGTACACAGCATTGCGAACTCATATCACCTAAAGTATTTAGAGAGCTGTACAAACCATATTTTACAACGCTTAATAAATGGATTCATGATAATACGTCTTGGAAAACATTCTATCATAGTTGTGGTTCTATTCCAAATCTCTTAGATGATTTTGTGGAAATGGGTGTGGATATACTTAATCCAGTGCAATGTTCTGCTAATGGGATGGATCCTATTTTTCTTAAAGAAAAGTATGGTGATAAGCTCGTCTTCTGGGGTGGAGGTATTGATACACAACATGTTCTTCCTTTTGGTACACCAGAACAAGTTCGACTCCAGACACTAGAGCGATTAGAGATATTTGCAAAAGGTGGCGGGTATGTTTTCAATGCTATTCATAACATCCAAGCCAACACACCCATAGCTAACATGATGGCTATGATTAATGCTGTAAAAGACTTTAATACAAAGTAA
- a CDS encoding alpha-L-fucosidase — translation MNKDPMQYNEDWQSLKQHKTPEWMMDGKFGIYTHWTPVTVATKDNHGDWYGYTMYMDKHTLGWNGEIVQNKPHAAYKYHVEKYGSPDKFGYKDLIKLFQPKKFDAQEWADIFEKAGAKFAGPVAVHHDNFSMWDSKITRWNIKENSGFDALGELEKAIKGRGMKLITTFHHSYSWNFFIEAYKFDAKDPQYADLYCVPHERIEPPSEEFEDIWYEKLNEVMVNYQPDLIWFDMGFENISDTSRKKFMARYFNLSNDWQKDVGVCYKIKSNPPLPPETGILDFELGRSDQLLDNFWVTDTSFGPWFYQDQMKDGTGLKTANDIITMLIDIISKNGSLLLNVPPNENGEIIPYLKDTLTDIGNWLRKNGEAVYNTRPWKIYGEGPTKLDKPFGGFNETKGFKYSPEDIRYTRSKNNKTLYATVLAWPGENKQVTLNAFSKGMISPSITVERISIIGYDDDISWTQNDNGLIITLPDTKVDDTFVIKIETKNDVMAIDVTDDFVSEHPNNKKSDSNFMA, via the coding sequence ATGAACAAAGATCCAATGCAGTACAACGAAGACTGGCAATCACTCAAACAACATAAAACACCTGAATGGATGATGGATGGTAAGTTTGGTATCTATACACACTGGACACCAGTAACTGTTGCAACAAAAGATAATCATGGTGACTGGTATGGCTACACCATGTACATGGATAAACATACTCTAGGCTGGAATGGGGAAATAGTGCAAAACAAACCCCATGCTGCTTATAAGTACCATGTAGAAAAATATGGAAGCCCTGATAAGTTTGGTTATAAAGATTTAATCAAATTGTTTCAACCCAAAAAATTTGATGCACAAGAATGGGCTGACATATTTGAAAAAGCAGGTGCAAAATTTGCAGGTCCTGTAGCTGTTCATCATGATAATTTCTCGATGTGGGACTCTAAAATCACTCGATGGAACATTAAAGAAAATTCTGGGTTTGATGCACTTGGTGAATTAGAAAAAGCAATTAAAGGCCGCGGTATGAAGCTTATCACTACTTTTCATCATTCCTATTCATGGAATTTCTTCATTGAGGCTTATAAATTTGATGCAAAAGACCCACAATATGCCGATCTATACTGTGTGCCTCATGAAAGAATTGAGCCGCCTAGTGAAGAATTTGAAGACATCTGGTACGAGAAACTGAATGAGGTAATGGTTAACTACCAACCTGATTTGATTTGGTTTGACATGGGTTTTGAAAATATTAGTGATACATCCAGAAAGAAATTCATGGCTAGATATTTTAACCTATCCAATGACTGGCAAAAAGATGTGGGCGTATGTTACAAGATAAAGTCAAATCCACCTTTGCCACCAGAAACAGGTATATTAGATTTTGAGTTGGGAAGAAGCGACCAACTCCTTGATAATTTCTGGGTTACTGACACATCATTTGGTCCTTGGTTCTATCAAGATCAAATGAAAGATGGTACCGGACTTAAAACAGCCAACGACATCATTACCATGTTAATTGACATTATCAGTAAAAATGGTTCACTTCTACTTAATGTGCCACCTAATGAAAATGGAGAAATCATTCCATACTTAAAGGACACGTTAACGGACATTGGGAATTGGTTAAGAAAAAATGGAGAAGCTGTCTACAATACCCGCCCTTGGAAAATATACGGTGAAGGACCCACAAAACTTGACAAACCATTTGGTGGTTTTAATGAAACAAAAGGGTTTAAATATTCACCTGAAGATATACGCTATACCCGGTCAAAGAATAATAAAACACTTTATGCAACCGTCTTAGCTTGGCCTGGCGAGAATAAGCAAGTCACATTGAATGCTTTCTCCAAAGGGATGATATCTCCTTCAATTACAGTTGAACGCATCAGCATTATTGGCTATGACGATGATATCAGCTGGACACAGAACGATAACGGACTAATCATTACATTACCTGATACGAAAGTTGATGATACGTTTGTTATCAAGATTGAAACAAAAAATGATGTAATGGCTATAGATGTTACGGATGATTTTGTATCTGAACATCCTAACAACAAGAAATCAGATAGTAATTTCATGGCATAA
- a CDS encoding glycoside hydrolase family 2 TIM barrel-domain containing protein, with product MRGLPLLKDWKFILGEPEGVHLLSTDDSHFKTVDLPHDWSVAFSFDQEKGESCTGYLLGGIGWYRKYFMTTKDMAHNTIIINFDGIYNRATIYCNGKRVTFHPYGYSPCLVDVTDYLNPLGEDNVIAIKVDHTRYADSRWYTGSGIYRKVSMHILPKIHIPVWGISVTTPRIEQDFAIIRSQVTLHNTTQEKNAIDIVGKVYDGNQLIGKKVIACDIEKQTWSDVVIDFEISNPVKWEIHHGKLYDVKVEVVLDGCIIQTESTRTGIREFYFDADKGFFLNGSNRLVKGVCLHHDAGLVGAAVPLDVWKRRLKLLKECGCNAIRTAHNPASEDFLDLCDEMGFLVQEEFFDEWDNPKDKRKNGVEKFVDDLSRGHAEFFREYAKEDVQNIVKRDHNHPCIFQWSIGNEIEWTYTKYNNATGYFGKDATGVYTWTLPPYSKEKIRENINKIPRDYYDVDTTARQLTQWTKAVDRTRPVLANCILPTVSYETGFIDELDMVGYSYRRVIYDYGHENYPKKPIMGTENMPQWHEWKAVLEKEHIPGIFIWTGIDHMGEGWVQKLWPRRGSNLALLDFAGFKKPAYHMFKSLWRDEPHIKMFTQRLEHSLYEQNDAAQLQEKVQGAWQTRDWFWHDVNPYWNYQEGESIVVEAYSNCDHIALYLNDALIATRYLKDFEDHIYKWHVPFVRGTLKAIGVKDGETIESVIQTVGAVKAIELEVDKNVITTDGDSVVHVIAKLVDEKGNVTTNQEARIDFAIEGANKIRGVDNGCSDNVQDYQSTSIVTHQGKCLMIVQGLEEGTLHIQGKCVTMDLVSNQCTVEVQQLGKNETC from the coding sequence ATGAGAGGACTGCCTTTACTAAAAGATTGGAAATTTATATTAGGTGAACCAGAAGGTGTGCATTTATTATCTACAGACGATAGTCACTTCAAAACAGTTGATCTTCCTCATGACTGGAGTGTAGCCTTTTCTTTTGACCAAGAAAAAGGCGAGTCATGCACAGGTTATTTACTTGGGGGCATAGGCTGGTATAGAAAATATTTTATGACAACCAAAGACATGGCGCATAATACGATAATCATCAATTTTGATGGTATTTATAACAGGGCGACAATCTATTGTAATGGTAAACGTGTTACATTCCATCCTTATGGATACAGCCCTTGTCTCGTAGATGTGACAGACTATCTTAATCCATTGGGGGAAGATAATGTGATTGCTATTAAGGTGGATCATACAAGGTATGCAGACAGTCGCTGGTATACGGGATCTGGTATATATCGTAAAGTGTCCATGCATATCCTCCCAAAGATTCATATTCCAGTATGGGGTATTTCTGTGACAACGCCAAGAATCGAACAAGACTTTGCAATCATCAGAAGTCAAGTGACTCTTCACAATACAACTCAAGAAAAGAATGCCATTGATATAGTGGGTAAAGTCTATGATGGCAACCAATTGATAGGAAAAAAGGTGATAGCATGTGACATAGAAAAGCAGACATGGTCAGATGTTGTCATTGATTTTGAAATTTCAAATCCTGTGAAATGGGAAATTCATCATGGGAAGTTGTATGATGTTAAGGTGGAAGTCGTACTCGATGGTTGTATCATTCAAACGGAATCGACAAGAACAGGTATAAGAGAATTCTATTTTGATGCAGATAAGGGGTTTTTCTTGAATGGGAGCAATAGGCTAGTTAAAGGTGTTTGCCTTCATCATGATGCAGGACTTGTAGGGGCTGCTGTACCCCTTGATGTATGGAAAAGAAGACTGAAGTTATTAAAAGAATGCGGTTGTAATGCCATTAGAACCGCACATAACCCAGCTTCTGAAGATTTTCTAGATTTATGTGATGAGATGGGATTCCTAGTACAAGAAGAGTTTTTTGACGAGTGGGACAATCCAAAAGACAAACGTAAAAATGGTGTAGAAAAATTTGTGGATGATCTATCACGGGGGCATGCAGAGTTTTTTAGAGAATATGCGAAAGAAGATGTACAAAATATTGTCAAACGAGATCACAACCACCCATGTATCTTCCAGTGGAGCATAGGCAATGAAATTGAATGGACCTATACGAAATATAATAATGCCACAGGCTATTTTGGTAAGGATGCCACAGGCGTATATACTTGGACTTTACCTCCTTATAGTAAAGAAAAAATAAGAGAAAACATCAATAAAATACCAAGGGATTACTACGATGTGGATACTACAGCACGACAATTAACACAGTGGACAAAGGCAGTAGATAGGACAAGACCTGTATTAGCTAACTGTATTTTACCCACTGTAAGCTACGAAACAGGCTTTATTGATGAACTGGATATGGTCGGATACAGTTATAGGAGGGTCATCTATGATTACGGTCATGAAAATTATCCTAAAAAACCGATCATGGGAACAGAAAATATGCCTCAATGGCATGAATGGAAAGCCGTACTTGAAAAAGAACATATCCCTGGAATTTTTATATGGACAGGTATTGACCATATGGGAGAAGGCTGGGTGCAAAAGCTCTGGCCACGTAGAGGCTCTAACTTAGCTTTATTAGATTTTGCTGGGTTTAAAAAACCAGCGTATCATATGTTCAAAAGTTTATGGCGAGACGAACCGCATATAAAGATGTTTACACAGCGATTAGAACACTCCCTATACGAACAAAATGATGCAGCCCAGTTACAAGAGAAAGTACAAGGTGCATGGCAGACGAGAGATTGGTTCTGGCACGATGTGAATCCATATTGGAACTATCAAGAGGGTGAATCAATTGTTGTGGAAGCATATTCCAATTGTGATCACATAGCCTTATACTTAAATGATGCGTTAATCGCTACAAGATACTTAAAAGACTTTGAGGATCATATATATAAGTGGCATGTACCTTTTGTAAGGGGCACATTAAAAGCTATCGGAGTAAAAGATGGTGAAACCATTGAATCCGTGATTCAAACGGTAGGAGCAGTGAAAGCAATTGAGCTGGAAGTGGATAAAAATGTAATAACAACAGACGGTGACAGTGTAGTTCACGTGATAGCAAAGCTTGTGGATGAAAAAGGTAATGTAACAACTAATCAGGAAGCACGGATCGATTTTGCGATAGAGGGAGCAAACAAGATACGGGGTGTTGATAACGGATGTTCAGATAATGTACAGGATTATCAAAGCACATCAATCGTAACCCACCAAGGAAAGTGTTTAATGATTGTACAAGGGCTAGAAGAAGGAACACTTCATATTCAAGGTAAATGTGTCACCATGGATTTAGTTTCTAATCAATGCACAGTAGAGGTACAGCAGTTAGGTAAAAACGAAACTTGCTGA
- a CDS encoding cache domain-containing sensor histidine kinase: MKKLTLKKTWGNLPIQSKLLVSMLGVLFCSILILGLYFYNVSSNLIMGHQKNYIKNTMNQVAKNLEYRIKDIEDILFELSLNPTIQDHLLKIKRNTVINHQETQVAISLNNSMITEMSKTNAIKGVFLFTPSGRVYSAGQNDYDVPDMSNEVILQGKGKNIWMLPNKRLRVIPIGKAICHLSNQQILGYFIIYVDMDYFSKVFDNISFTQHDDIFITDTQGNIVSGQHDLFPNLFQHIATYPNKIVQNVSTHQGEKQLYIVPLEKVPWQVISVSQNAMDNEELKQLNVVTVLVLGGVFVLITALVIGISKGISYPIKKLVGYIEQFSKGDFSIQASVKYDDEIGKLHAAFNKMVCSMDTLVHHVREEQSLKQQAQIQALQMQINPHFLYNTLDTINWLAFSQGAKDIGVVARSLGALMHFSLGKEEIISLEEELNAIDNYTRIQKYRYFDSLQIEMDIEEEALYEKVPRHVLLPLIENAIEHGFLDKMTDKKIWVSARIVEEEIDIEIIDNGVGIKKERLTQIINTLEETNSLEVQPKNKHLSIGLRNVHKRIRLRYGMQYGIHIHSQYGQGTCIQLKIPRGDQ; the protein is encoded by the coding sequence ATGAAAAAACTTACATTAAAAAAAACATGGGGGAATTTACCAATCCAGTCTAAACTTCTGGTTAGTATGTTAGGTGTATTATTCTGTTCCATATTGATCTTAGGTCTTTATTTTTACAATGTGTCGTCTAACCTTATTATGGGACACCAAAAAAATTACATAAAAAATACCATGAATCAAGTAGCAAAAAATCTGGAGTATCGTATAAAAGATATTGAAGATATACTGTTTGAACTTTCTCTTAATCCTACCATTCAAGATCATTTATTAAAAATAAAACGTAATACGGTTATTAACCATCAAGAAACTCAGGTTGCAATAAGCTTAAACAATAGTATGATTACTGAAATGAGTAAAACGAATGCGATAAAAGGTGTGTTTTTATTTACCCCGTCAGGTCGTGTTTATTCTGCCGGTCAGAATGATTATGATGTGCCGGATATGTCTAATGAGGTAATTCTTCAAGGAAAAGGCAAAAATATTTGGATGCTGCCCAATAAAAGGTTAAGGGTGATACCTATTGGAAAAGCTATCTGTCATCTAAGTAACCAGCAGATACTCGGTTACTTTATTATATACGTGGATATGGATTATTTTAGTAAGGTTTTTGATAACATTTCTTTTACGCAGCATGATGATATCTTTATAACTGATACGCAAGGCAACATTGTTTCTGGACAACATGATTTATTTCCAAATTTATTTCAGCATATCGCCACTTATCCAAATAAGATTGTTCAGAATGTGTCAACGCACCAAGGGGAGAAACAGCTCTATATTGTACCTCTTGAAAAAGTGCCTTGGCAGGTGATAAGTGTCTCTCAAAATGCAATGGATAACGAGGAACTAAAACAATTAAATGTTGTAACAGTTTTGGTATTAGGTGGTGTTTTTGTATTAATCACTGCTTTAGTTATTGGTATATCAAAAGGGATATCCTACCCCATAAAAAAATTAGTAGGTTATATTGAACAATTTTCAAAAGGTGATTTTTCCATTCAGGCAAGTGTAAAGTATGATGACGAAATTGGGAAACTACATGCAGCATTTAATAAAATGGTATGTAGTATGGATACCCTTGTTCATCATGTAAGGGAAGAACAATCCTTAAAACAACAAGCTCAGATTCAAGCTCTGCAAATGCAGATCAATCCTCATTTTTTGTATAATACGCTGGATACAATCAATTGGCTTGCTTTTTCTCAAGGCGCAAAGGATATAGGTGTTGTAGCAAGAAGTCTAGGAGCATTAATGCATTTTTCATTAGGTAAGGAAGAAATTATTAGTTTGGAAGAAGAATTAAATGCTATCGACAATTATACTCGTATTCAGAAATATCGTTACTTTGATAGCCTTCAAATTGAAATGGATATTGAAGAAGAAGCGCTATATGAAAAAGTTCCAAGACATGTGTTATTACCACTTATAGAAAATGCCATTGAACATGGTTTTTTAGATAAAATGACAGATAAAAAAATATGGGTTTCTGCTAGGATAGTCGAAGAAGAAATTGATATTGAGATTATTGACAATGGTGTGGGTATTAAAAAAGAACGTTTGACACAAATCATCAATACTTTGGAAGAAACAAACTCATTAGAGGTTCAGCCAAAAAACAAACATCTATCCATAGGACTAAGAAATGTCCATAAGAGAATCAGGCTACGCTATGGCATGCAGTATGGTATTCATATCCATAGCCAATATGGTCAAGGAACGTGTATTCAGTTGAAGATTCCAAGAGGAGACCAGTAG